Part of the Cereibacter sphaeroides 2.4.1 genome, GGCGGCGCTGCCGGCCGATCTCCTCGAGCAGCTGGCCGCCGGTCGCGCCGCGCGGATGGCGCGGGGCGCCACCGGCACCGGCTCGGCCAAGGCCGGCAACCGCCGCGGCCGCCCCCTGCCCTCGCGCATGGGCCGCCTCGGCACCGGCGCGCGGATCGACCTCGTGGGCACGCTGCGCGCGGCCGCCCCCTGGCAGCCGCTCCGCCGCCGCCAGCAGAAGACCGATGCCGTGCTGCTCGTGCGGCCCTCCGACATCCGCATCAAGCGGTTCCGCGAGACCTCGGACCGCGTGCTGATCTTCGCCGTGGATGCCTCGGGCTCTTCCGCCATGGCGCGCCTCTCCGAGGCGAAGGGCGCGGTCGAGCTTCTTCTGGGGCAGGCCTATGCCCGGCGCGACCATGTCTCGCTGCTGGCCTTCCGGGGCCGCGACGCCGAGCTGATCCTGCCGCCCACCCGCAGCCTCGTGCAGACGAAGCGGCGCCTTGCGGGCCTGCCCGGCGGGGGCGGCACGCCGCTCGCCCACGGGCTGCGGCTGGCGCTGGCCGTGGGGCTTCAGGCCCGCGCGCGCGGCATGACACCCACGGTCGCGCTTCTGACCGACGGGCGCGGCAACATCGCGCTCGATGGCTCGGCCAACCGGGCGCAGGCCGAGGAGGATGCGCTGAAGCTCGCGGCCTCGCTGCGCGGCTCGGGTCTGCCCGCGGTCGTGATCGACACGGCGAACCGCCCGCAGCCCTCGCTCGCGGCCCTCGCCCGCGCCCTCGACGCGCCCTACATCGCCCTGCCGCGGGCCGATGCCCACAAGCTCTCGAACGTCCTCGGCGCAGCAATGGGAGACTGACCATGGATCTCGACCGGATGCCCCCCGACTGGCCCGGGCGAGAGTCCATGCGTCGCATCGATTGTCCGCCGCACCAGTGGTGCGTGCGGGACGAGGGGCGGGGCCCGACCGCCCTCCTCCTTCACGGCGCGGGGGGATCGAGCCACTCGTGGCGCCATCTCGTGCCGCTTCTGGCCCCGCACTTCCGGGTCGTGGCGCCCGACCTGCCGGGTCAGGGCTTCACCCGGGCCGGGCAGCGCCGCTTCTCGCTCGAGGCGATGGCCGAGGATCTGGCGCGGCTCTGTGCGGCCGAGGATTGGCGCCCCTCCGTTCTCATCGGCCATTCGGCGGGCGCGGCGCTGGCGCTCCGGCTGGCCGAGATCCTGCCCGTGCGCCCGCGCGCCGTGGTGGGGATCAACGCGGCGCTCGGAAATTTCGAGGGCACGGCCGGGTGGCTCTTCCCGCTGATCGCGAAGCTTCTCGCGCTCAATCCCTTCATCCCGCCGATGGCCGCGCGGCTCTTCGGCGCCGAGGACCGCGTGCGCCGGCTGATCGGCTCCACCGGCTCGGACCTCGATGAGGCGGGACTGCGGCAATACATGACGCTGATCGGCGATCATGTGCATGTGGACGGCACGCTCTCGATGATGGCGCAATGGCGGCTCGATGCGCTGCAGCGCCGCCTGCCCGCCATCGACGTGCCGACCCTGCTCATCGCGGCGGCAAAGGACGGGACAGTGCCCCCCCGCATCTCGCAGGAGGCGGCGGGGCGGATGCCCTTCGGCTCCTATGTCGAGATGCCGGGCCTCGGCCATCTCGCGCATGAAGAGGATGCGGCGGGTGTGGCCGCGATCCTTCTGCCCTTCGTGGAGAGGCACCTCCGGACCTGACGCGCCGTTCGCGCTTCGCGAATGGCGGCCTCCGCGCGGGGCGCCCTCACCTGACGAGGCGCAACCCGGCCGCCCGCAAGTATTCCGCGAAGCGCAAGCGGCACGACCTCTTGCAAACGCAGACCGGCGGTCTGCAAGCCTTCGGCGCCGGGCAGCCCGCGAGGAGTTTCAGCCGAGGCAGAGCCTTGCAAGCCACAAGAAAAGGGCGGCTCCCGCAGGAACCGCCCTCTTCGTTGCTCTTCCGGCGCTTACTGCACGACGCGCAGCTTGCCGAAGATCCGCTCCATATGCTCGGCCAGATAGATCCGGAGCCAGGGTGTGAAGCGCTCGGGATGCTCCTTCACCTCGCGCGCGAGATCGGTGAGGTCGACCCAGCGGGTCTCCCACACCTCTTCCGGGTCCGGGTTCACCGGCAGGTCCGAGGGCGCCTCGGCCACGAAGATGTCGACCACCTCATGCTCGGTCAGCCCGTTGCCCACGTCGGCGCGATATTCCACGCGGTCGGCGAAGACGGTGACGAGCCCGGTGATCCCCAGTTCCTCGCGCAGGCGCCGGACGGCGCAGTCGGCCGCCTCCTCGCCCCAGCGGGGATGGGTGCAGCAGGTATTCGCCCAGAGGCCGGGCGTGTGATACTTGCCGGCCGCGCGGCGCTGGATCAGCACCGCCTCGCCGGCCATGACAAAGACCGAGATCGCCATGTGACGCAGGCCGCGCTGGTGCGCCTCCAGCTTCTCGACCGGCATCAGCCGGCCCTCGACCCAGGCGGGAACCATTTCCGTCATTCTCAGGTCCATTGCGGCGAGACGAGCCGCGTCAGGTGCATCACGTTCTTGAACCCGATCTTGATATGGGCCCAGGGCTGTTTGCTCGTCAGTTTCTTGTTCATGTAGGACTCGAAGGTCAGGCGCTGAACGTCGGTGTCGTGGCACAGGCTCACGAACCGCTCGCGCCGCTCGTCGTCGCGATAATAGGCATCCTGCATCGAGCGGAGAACCTTGAACACGGTCTTGTGGTCGGCCATGAACATCTTGCGCGCGAGTTGGAGGTCGGTCGCCCGGCCCGATTTCAGCGCGGCGAGGCAGGCCCTGGCCGCGACCTGGCCACCGACGAAGGCATAGTAGATCCCCTCGCCCGACGAGGGTGCGACGACCCCCGCCGCATCGCCCGCAAGCACCACGTCCTTGCCGTTGTCCCACTTCTCCAGCGGCTGCAGCGGGATCGGCGCGCCCTCCTTGCGGATCGTCTCGCACTGGTCGAGCCCGGCCTGCCGGCGCAGGAGCGCAGTCGCCTCCTTCAGGTCGAAGCCGAGGATGCCCGTGCCCATGCCGACCGAGGCGGTCTCGCCATGCGGGAAGATCCAGCCGTAGAAATCGGGGCTGACCCGGCCGTCGTAGATCACGTCGCAGCGGGTAGGGTCGTAGTCGATCACCGAGCTGGTCGGCGGCTTGATGATCTCGTGGTAGGCGATCACCATCGGGATCTTGTCGCCCCCGGGCACCTCGGCGCGTGCCACGTCGGATTTCGCGCCGTCGGCACCGATCACGAGCTTGGTCTCGGACCGTTTCTCCTCGCCCGTCGCCTTCTCGCGCCAGACGACATAGGTGTGGAAGCTGTCGCGCTCGACGCGCAGGAAGGTGCCCGTCAGCCGCTCGGCCCCGGCCTTGGCGGCGCGGCGGCGGAGCCATTCGTCGAAATGCTCGCGGTCCACCATGCCGACGAAGCCGCCCTCGATCGGGATGTCGACCTTGCGGCCGGTGGGCGAGATCATCCGCGCGGTGCGGATGCGCGCCACGATCTGGCTGTCGGGGATGTCGAAATCCTCGATCAGGCGCGGCGGGATCGCGCCGCCGCAGGGCTTGATCCGCCCGGCACGGTCGAGAAGCGCCACGCTCTTGCCGGCACGGGCCAGCTCGTCGGCCGCCGTGGCGCCCGACGGGCCGCCACCCACTACGAAGACATCATAGGCCATGCTCACTCTCCAGGCACAAGCCGGCCGGCGGGCATGGAGCGCCCGCCTTCCAGGATACGAAGCGCCATCAGCGCCGAAATGACGAATAGGACGGCCTCGGCCAGGAAGACGAGGCCGAAGGCGGTGGATCCACGGGCGACCAGCTGGAGGAGATCGGCCGACGCCGCCCCCAGAAGCCCGCCGAAGCCGGCCGCGACCGCCTGGGCCGCGCCCCAGAGCCCCATGCGGGTGCCCTCGCGCGCCTGTCGCCCCTCGCCCGCGAGCTGCATCATCGAGCCGATGGCCGCCACGGCGAACATGCCGTTGAAGAGGCCCATCAGCACCACGGCCGGCACGATCAGC contains:
- a CDS encoding magnesium chelatase subunit D is translated as MPLGPWERVEAALTLLAIDPAGLKGLWLRARASALRDRITGALGALPLPVRRIHPTIGDDALFGGLDLAATLSAGTPVVQKGILDEPAVLVLAMAERTLPGLAARLGTALDAPRHCLIALDEGAERDELLPLGLVDRLALFLDLDGLPWGETREIALDPERLAAARARLAAVATPPEAAATLARVAAQLGIASLRAPTLALAAARAQAAWEGHAAVTDEDIRRAADLVFAHRAMPASEEAPPEPEPEPPEDQPDDSPPPPEQQQGEEMFPEEMLVEAVRAALPADLLEQLAAGRAARMARGATGTGSAKAGNRRGRPLPSRMGRLGTGARIDLVGTLRAAAPWQPLRRRQQKTDAVLLVRPSDIRIKRFRETSDRVLIFAVDASGSSAMARLSEAKGAVELLLGQAYARRDHVSLLAFRGRDAELILPPTRSLVQTKRRLAGLPGGGGTPLAHGLRLALAVGLQARARGMTPTVALLTDGRGNIALDGSANRAQAEEDALKLAASLRGSGLPAVVIDTANRPQPSLAALARALDAPYIALPRADAHKLSNVLGAAMGD
- the bchO gene encoding alpha/beta fold hydrolase BchO, translated to MDLDRMPPDWPGRESMRRIDCPPHQWCVRDEGRGPTALLLHGAGGSSHSWRHLVPLLAPHFRVVAPDLPGQGFTRAGQRRFSLEAMAEDLARLCAAEDWRPSVLIGHSAGAALALRLAEILPVRPRAVVGINAALGNFEGTAGWLFPLIAKLLALNPFIPPMAARLFGAEDRVRRLIGSTGSDLDEAGLRQYMTLIGDHVHVDGTLSMMAQWRLDALQRRLPAIDVPTLLIAAAKDGTVPPRISQEAAGRMPFGSYVEMPGLGHLAHEEDAAGVAAILLPFVERHLRT
- the idi gene encoding isopentenyl-diphosphate Delta-isomerase, which gives rise to MTEMVPAWVEGRLMPVEKLEAHQRGLRHMAISVFVMAGEAVLIQRRAAGKYHTPGLWANTCCTHPRWGEEAADCAVRRLREELGITGLVTVFADRVEYRADVGNGLTEHEVVDIFVAEAPSDLPVNPDPEEVWETRWVDLTDLAREVKEHPERFTPWLRIYLAEHMERIFGKLRVVQ
- a CDS encoding geranylgeranyl diphosphate reductase yields the protein MAYDVFVVGGGPSGATAADELARAGKSVALLDRAGRIKPCGGAIPPRLIEDFDIPDSQIVARIRTARMISPTGRKVDIPIEGGFVGMVDREHFDEWLRRRAAKAGAERLTGTFLRVERDSFHTYVVWREKATGEEKRSETKLVIGADGAKSDVARAEVPGGDKIPMVIAYHEIIKPPTSSVIDYDPTRCDVIYDGRVSPDFYGWIFPHGETASVGMGTGILGFDLKEATALLRRQAGLDQCETIRKEGAPIPLQPLEKWDNGKDVVLAGDAAGVVAPSSGEGIYYAFVGGQVAARACLAALKSGRATDLQLARKMFMADHKTVFKVLRSMQDAYYRDDERRERFVSLCHDTDVQRLTFESYMNKKLTSKQPWAHIKIGFKNVMHLTRLVSPQWT